From Micromonospora sp. NBC_01699, a single genomic window includes:
- a CDS encoding ABC transporter substrate-binding protein — protein MAGSGARWVRLVAASAAGVLLVAGCSGNSGGDSESGGGVTLKIAYWGDFGLDELKSRYEAANPNVKISLNTGEYNAQHEDLQKKLIAGDGAPDIAAIDEGFVIQFRGQADKFVNLLDSGAGQYESKYLPWKWKQSLTPDGKAQIGLGTDVGGLAMCYRTDLFQAAGLPTERDKVSALWSTWDQFIATGETYTRAMGKKFIDSGTNIFNPVLGQQAVGFYDPSEALLMEGGPKVAFEVAAKAIQADLSANLPAFQPEWNAAFVKGDFAVLACPAWMQGHIKNTAPDTAGKWDVAAVPGGGGNWGGSFLTIPKQGRHVDEAYKLLEWLIQPEQQIEIFKKVGNLPSQPALYQDPAIRDFTNPFFNNAPVGQIFSKTAEGLTPQYLGKKNGPTRVAVENVLNRMQNGDLKGKPLGQAWTEATKEAQKASTS, from the coding sequence ATGGCAGGGTCCGGGGCCCGTTGGGTCCGGCTGGTCGCCGCGAGTGCGGCCGGGGTGCTTCTGGTCGCGGGTTGCAGTGGCAACAGCGGCGGCGATTCCGAGTCGGGTGGCGGCGTCACGCTGAAGATCGCGTACTGGGGCGACTTCGGGCTGGACGAGCTGAAGAGCAGGTACGAGGCCGCGAACCCGAACGTCAAGATCAGCCTGAACACCGGCGAGTACAACGCCCAGCACGAGGACCTGCAAAAGAAGCTGATCGCCGGGGATGGTGCCCCCGACATCGCCGCCATCGACGAGGGCTTTGTCATCCAGTTCCGCGGCCAGGCCGACAAGTTCGTCAACCTGCTCGACTCCGGCGCCGGCCAGTACGAGAGCAAGTACCTGCCGTGGAAGTGGAAGCAGTCGCTGACCCCGGACGGCAAGGCCCAGATCGGGCTCGGCACCGACGTCGGCGGCCTGGCCATGTGCTACCGGACCGACCTGTTCCAGGCCGCCGGCCTGCCCACCGAGCGGGACAAGGTTTCGGCGCTCTGGTCGACCTGGGACCAGTTCATCGCGACCGGCGAGACCTACACCAGGGCAATGGGCAAGAAGTTCATCGACTCCGGCACCAACATCTTCAACCCCGTACTCGGTCAGCAGGCGGTCGGCTTCTATGACCCGAGCGAGGCGCTGCTGATGGAGGGCGGACCGAAGGTCGCGTTCGAGGTGGCGGCCAAGGCGATCCAGGCGGACCTCTCCGCCAACCTGCCGGCCTTCCAGCCCGAATGGAACGCCGCCTTCGTCAAGGGCGACTTTGCCGTACTCGCCTGCCCGGCGTGGATGCAGGGGCACATCAAGAACACCGCACCGGACACCGCCGGCAAGTGGGATGTCGCCGCGGTTCCCGGCGGCGGCGGCAACTGGGGCGGCTCGTTTCTCACCATTCCCAAGCAGGGCAGGCACGTGGACGAGGCGTACAAGCTGCTGGAGTGGCTGATCCAGCCGGAGCAGCAGATCGAGATCTTCAAGAAGGTCGGCAACCTGCCGTCCCAGCCGGCGCTCTACCAGGACCCGGCGATCCGGGACTTCACCAACCCGTTCTTCAACAACGCCCCGGTCGGCCAGATCTTCTCGAAGACGGCGGAGGGCCTGACCCCGCAGTACCTGGGCAAGAAGAACGGTCCGACCCGGGTCGCGGTGGAGAACGTACTGAACCGGATGCAGAACGGTGACCTCAAGGGCAAGCCGCTGGGACAGGCGTGGACCGAGGCGACGAAGGAAGCCCAGAAGGCGTCCACGTCCTGA
- a CDS encoding carbohydrate ABC transporter permease, whose amino-acid sequence MSTTRATPAAPPGGPAGRPAGRGEPDRHRWRNRLHRFDMRYTPYLLVAPFFLLFLVFGLFPIIFNGVVALRHWRLDDPTLTGWAGAANFEKLLTDDDFWNALYNTFGIFLLSTVPQLTLALVIASVLNRRLRAQTWFRVGVLLPYVTPITASTLVFAVVFARDTGVANWVLSVLHLAGDEPIDWRSAKWSSWTVLATMVNWKWIGYNALLYLAAMQSIPRDIYEAAAVDGAGVWRQLWRITVPMIRPVVIFTVVLSTIGGLQLFTEPMLLEQNAQAATGGANGEWQTIAQLIYKVGWKDLNLGYAAAMSWGLFLIIVVVSALNALITNRLGGGKR is encoded by the coding sequence ATGTCCACCACCCGTGCCACCCCGGCGGCCCCGCCCGGCGGACCGGCCGGGCGCCCCGCCGGTCGGGGCGAACCCGACCGGCACCGCTGGCGCAACCGGCTGCACCGCTTCGACATGCGCTACACGCCGTACCTGCTCGTCGCCCCGTTCTTCCTGCTGTTCCTGGTGTTCGGGCTGTTCCCGATCATCTTCAACGGCGTGGTCGCGCTGCGGCACTGGCGGCTGGACGATCCGACCCTGACCGGCTGGGCCGGCGCGGCGAACTTCGAGAAACTGCTCACCGACGACGACTTCTGGAACGCGCTCTACAACACGTTCGGCATCTTCCTGCTCTCCACCGTGCCTCAGCTGACCCTGGCGCTGGTCATCGCGTCGGTGCTCAACCGCAGGCTGCGGGCCCAGACCTGGTTCCGGGTCGGCGTGCTGCTGCCGTACGTCACCCCGATCACCGCCTCGACGCTGGTCTTCGCGGTGGTCTTCGCCCGGGACACGGGTGTGGCCAACTGGGTGCTGTCGGTGCTGCACCTGGCCGGTGACGAGCCGATCGACTGGCGCAGCGCGAAGTGGTCGTCCTGGACGGTGCTGGCCACGATGGTCAACTGGAAGTGGATCGGCTACAACGCGTTGCTCTACCTGGCCGCTATGCAGTCGATTCCGCGGGACATCTACGAGGCGGCGGCCGTCGACGGGGCAGGTGTCTGGCGGCAGCTCTGGCGGATCACCGTACCGATGATCCGGCCTGTTGTGATCTTCACGGTGGTGCTGTCGACCATCGGTGGGCTGCAACTGTTCACCGAGCCGATGCTGCTGGAGCAGAACGCGCAGGCGGCCACGGGCGGCGCCAACGGTGAGTGGCAGACCATCGCCCAGCTCATCTACAAGGTCGGCTGGAAGGACCTCAACCTCGGCTATGCCGCCGCCATGTCCTGGGGTCTGTTCCTGATCATCGTGGTCGTCTCCGCGCTGAACGCGCTGATCACCAACCGGCTCGGCGGGGGGAAGCGATGA
- a CDS encoding carbohydrate ABC transporter permease, which produces MSGTTITPQAPRRRNRRRGALSGRAPADTPGSVWNYLFLSLVILFSAFPLYWMLVIATSTDAALARIPPQVVPGDQLLTNLREVFSMQDVYFVQSLANSAIVSSVVTVAVLFFCSLAGFAFAKLRFKGRNALMVIVILTLTVPNQLGVVALYIVMGKIGWNGTLLAVIVPGLVSAFGVFYMRQFILEAVPDELVEAARIDGATTMRIYASVVLPAVRPALAVLGLLTFVGTWNDFQWPLITLNGTDYPTSMVALSDLASGNYVLYRRVLAGALVATIPLLIMLFIGGRQIVRGIMEGAIKS; this is translated from the coding sequence ATGAGTGGCACGACCATCACCCCGCAGGCCCCGCGCCGCCGCAACCGCCGACGGGGTGCGCTGAGCGGGCGGGCCCCGGCGGACACCCCCGGCAGCGTGTGGAACTACCTCTTCCTTTCGCTGGTCATCCTGTTCTCCGCGTTCCCGCTCTACTGGATGCTGGTGATCGCCACCAGCACCGACGCGGCACTGGCCAGGATCCCACCGCAGGTGGTGCCGGGTGATCAGCTACTGACCAACCTGCGCGAGGTCTTCTCGATGCAGGACGTGTACTTCGTCCAGTCGCTGGCGAACAGCGCCATCGTGTCGTCGGTCGTCACCGTGGCGGTGCTGTTCTTCTGCTCGCTGGCCGGGTTCGCCTTCGCCAAGCTGCGGTTCAAGGGCCGCAACGCGCTGATGGTCATCGTGATTCTCACCCTGACCGTGCCGAACCAGCTCGGCGTGGTCGCGCTCTACATAGTGATGGGCAAAATCGGTTGGAACGGGACCCTGCTCGCCGTCATCGTGCCCGGCCTGGTCAGCGCGTTCGGGGTCTTCTACATGCGGCAGTTCATCCTGGAGGCGGTGCCGGACGAGCTGGTCGAGGCGGCCAGGATCGACGGCGCCACCACCATGCGCATCTACGCCAGCGTCGTGCTGCCGGCGGTACGGCCGGCGCTGGCCGTACTCGGGCTGCTCACCTTCGTGGGGACCTGGAACGACTTCCAGTGGCCGTTGATCACCCTGAACGGGACCGACTACCCGACCTCGATGGTGGCCCTCTCCGACCTGGCCAGCGGAAACTACGTGCTCTATCGACGGGTCCTGGCCGGTGCACTGGTGGCGACGATCCCGTTGCTCATCATGCTCTTCATCGGCGGCCGGCAAATTGTTCGAGGAATCATGGAAGGCGCGATCAAGTCATGA
- a CDS encoding glycoside hydrolase family 2 protein has protein sequence MTFRSSEPATIPTRRPLHDGWSVRPVPDSGVPTSMPDQPVPASIPGCVHTDLLAAGLIPDPYLDANELAVAWIGRTDWVYRTTFEWDDETAARVDLVCGGLDTVATIQLNGVEVGRTANMHRSYRFGVRSLLLPGENTLVVRFDSAYRYAQEQRDRLGDRPNAYPEPFNFIRKMACNFGWDWGPTLVTAGIWQPIELHTWSVARLAEVRPLVTVTDNTGRVQARVTVDRATAEPLTVSVAIAGVRTEAVIPAGVTSTTLTVDVPDPELWWPRGYGEQSRYPLDVTLRGADGSALDTWQRRIGFRSTRLDTSEDEHGSAFTIVVNETPILVRGVNWIPDDVFVTRVTRERYAARLGQAVDANVNLLRIWGGGRYESDDFYDLADELGLLVQQDFLFACAAYPEEEPFAAEVEAEAREQVVRLASHPSLVLWTGNNENIWGWHDWNWQEPLAGRTWGAGYYFELLPAIVAELDPTRPYWPGSPWSGRTDVHPNDPAYGSTHIWDVWNREDYTKYREYRPRFVAEFGYQAPPAYATLRRALSDEPLAHDSPGMAHHQKARDGDAKLQRGLDAHLPAPADFDDWHYLTQLNQARAITLGVEHFRALRPLCMGTIVWQLNDCWPVTSWAAVDGDGRRKPLWYALRRVYADRLLTVQPADGGGLNLVAVNDGGEPWRTSVTVTRLTLAGEPAAKTALDLDVSPHSATTVPLPSDLSTTDRPRHELLLAEAVGTGERTFWFFAEDRDVAYPPAAYDTEIESSADATGHVTRVRVTARTILRDLVLAADRLDPTAVVDDALVTLLPGETAVFKVYAAGPLDRAALASSPVLRCVNDRWGV, from the coding sequence ATGACGTTTCGTTCATCCGAGCCGGCGACGATCCCCACCCGGCGACCGTTGCACGACGGCTGGTCGGTCCGGCCCGTACCCGATTCCGGGGTTCCCACGTCGATGCCGGACCAGCCGGTGCCGGCGTCGATCCCCGGTTGTGTGCACACCGACCTGCTGGCCGCCGGGCTGATCCCGGACCCGTACCTGGACGCCAACGAGCTGGCGGTGGCCTGGATCGGGCGGACCGACTGGGTCTACCGGACCACTTTCGAGTGGGACGACGAGACGGCGGCGCGGGTGGACCTGGTCTGCGGTGGGCTGGACACGGTGGCGACGATCCAGCTCAACGGGGTCGAGGTGGGGCGTACCGCCAACATGCACCGGAGCTACCGGTTCGGCGTACGCTCGCTGTTGCTGCCGGGGGAGAACACCCTCGTGGTCCGGTTCGACTCGGCGTACCGCTACGCCCAGGAGCAGCGGGACCGGCTCGGGGACCGGCCGAACGCGTACCCGGAGCCGTTCAACTTCATCCGAAAGATGGCCTGCAACTTCGGTTGGGACTGGGGTCCGACGCTGGTCACCGCCGGCATCTGGCAGCCGATCGAGCTGCACACCTGGTCGGTCGCCCGGCTGGCCGAGGTCCGCCCGCTGGTCACGGTCACCGACAACACCGGCCGGGTGCAGGCGCGGGTCACCGTCGATCGCGCCACCGCCGAGCCGCTGACCGTCAGTGTCGCAATCGCCGGCGTACGCACCGAAGCGGTCATCCCGGCAGGCGTTACGAGTACGACGCTGACCGTCGACGTGCCCGACCCGGAGCTGTGGTGGCCGCGCGGTTACGGCGAACAGAGCCGCTACCCGCTCGACGTGACCCTGCGCGGCGCCGACGGGAGCGCGCTCGACACCTGGCAGCGCCGGATCGGCTTCCGGTCGACCCGGCTCGACACCAGCGAGGACGAACACGGCTCGGCGTTCACCATCGTGGTCAACGAGACCCCGATCCTGGTACGCGGCGTCAACTGGATCCCCGACGACGTCTTCGTCACCCGGGTCACCCGCGAGCGTTACGCCGCCCGGCTCGGCCAGGCTGTCGACGCGAACGTCAACCTGCTCCGGATCTGGGGCGGCGGCCGGTACGAGTCCGACGACTTCTACGACCTCGCCGACGAACTGGGACTGCTGGTCCAGCAGGACTTCCTGTTTGCCTGTGCGGCGTACCCGGAGGAGGAACCGTTCGCCGCCGAGGTGGAAGCCGAGGCCCGTGAGCAGGTGGTCCGGCTCGCCAGCCACCCGAGCCTGGTGCTCTGGACCGGCAACAACGAGAACATCTGGGGCTGGCACGACTGGAACTGGCAGGAGCCGCTGGCCGGGCGCACCTGGGGCGCCGGTTACTACTTCGAGCTGTTGCCGGCGATCGTGGCGGAGCTGGATCCGACCCGACCGTACTGGCCGGGCAGCCCGTGGTCGGGGCGCACCGACGTACACCCGAACGATCCCGCGTACGGCAGCACGCACATCTGGGACGTGTGGAACCGGGAGGACTACACGAAGTACCGGGAGTACCGGCCCCGGTTCGTGGCCGAGTTCGGCTACCAGGCCCCACCGGCGTACGCGACGCTGCGCCGGGCGCTGAGCGACGAACCCCTGGCCCACGACTCGCCCGGCATGGCCCACCACCAGAAGGCCCGCGACGGGGACGCGAAACTGCAACGGGGACTCGACGCCCACCTGCCCGCCCCGGCCGACTTCGACGACTGGCACTACCTGACCCAGCTCAACCAGGCCCGCGCGATCACGCTCGGCGTGGAACACTTCCGGGCCCTGCGCCCACTCTGCATGGGCACCATCGTCTGGCAGCTCAACGACTGCTGGCCGGTCACCTCGTGGGCCGCCGTCGACGGCGACGGCCGTCGCAAACCCCTCTGGTACGCGCTGCGCCGGGTCTACGCCGACCGGCTGCTGACCGTACAGCCGGCTGACGGTGGTGGGTTGAACCTGGTCGCGGTCAACGACGGGGGTGAGCCGTGGCGCACCTCGGTAACCGTGACCCGGCTGACCCTGGCCGGGGAACCAGCCGCGAAGACAGCCCTCGACCTGGACGTATCGCCCCACTCGGCAACCACCGTCCCGCTCCCGTCCGACCTCTCCACCACCGACCGCCCCCGCCACGAACTACTGCTAGCCGAAGCAGTCGGTACGGGCGAGCGCACCTTCTGGTTCTTCGCCGAGGACCGCGATGTCGCGTACCCGCCCGCCGCGTACGACACGGAGATCGAGTCGTCGGCCGACGCCACCGGCCACGTCACGCGCGTACGAGTGACCGCTCGGACGATTCTGCGGGACCTGGTGCTTGCCGCCGACCGACTCGATCCGACCGCCGTGGTGGACGACGCCCTGGTCACCCTCTTGCCAGGCGAGACGGCCGTGTTCAAGGTCTACGCCGCTGGTCCGTTGGACAGAGCCGCGTTGGCCAGTTCACCCGTACTGCGATGCGTCAACGACCGCTGGGGCGTCTGA
- a CDS encoding MarR family transcriptional regulator — protein MSTPDATDDSVRELLLVMPRLVGRVKRLPLPEQLRSLDLAPRHLSMLSLLLLDGPLTVSQLAGMLAVAPTTVSLIVSDLSRKGVLVRREDDADRRRRIIDISPESRPAIAAWLSPGAHAWRHALMPLSPAQQRTFVDTLLRYEAAFSHAT, from the coding sequence ATGTCAACGCCTGACGCCACGGACGACTCGGTCAGGGAGTTGCTCCTGGTGATGCCGAGGCTCGTCGGCAGGGTCAAACGCCTGCCGTTGCCGGAACAACTGCGATCACTCGATCTGGCGCCGAGGCATCTGTCGATGCTGTCCCTGCTCCTGCTCGACGGTCCGCTGACCGTCTCTCAACTGGCCGGAATGCTGGCTGTCGCGCCGACCACGGTGAGCTTGATCGTGAGCGACCTGAGCCGCAAGGGAGTCTTGGTACGGCGCGAGGACGACGCCGATCGTCGCCGGCGCATCATCGACATCAGCCCGGAGAGCCGCCCCGCCATCGCTGCCTGGCTGTCCCCGGGCGCCCATGCGTGGCGGCACGCGCTGATGCCGCTGAGCCCGGCGCAACAGCGGACGTTCGTCGACACGTTGCTCAGGTACGAGGCGGCCTTCTCCCACGCGACATAG
- a CDS encoding TetR/AcrR family transcriptional regulator, translated as MSATQPTSVGRPRGFDADRALDRALEVFWRQGYEGASLHDLTEAMEINKTSLYAAFGNKRDLFDKALARYAEVDMAYARTALAAPTARQVAETFLRENAKAVTTPGRPAGCFSIQSGLACGPANADVTATLARARKAGELAMRDRFQRAVDEGDLSPTNSPDDLARYVMTVSEGLAVHASAGATRQDLERVVDLALRALPGQ; from the coding sequence ATGAGCGCTACCCAGCCAACCTCCGTCGGCCGACCCCGTGGCTTCGACGCCGACCGGGCACTCGACCGCGCCCTGGAGGTCTTCTGGCGACAGGGCTACGAGGGAGCCTCACTCCATGACCTCACCGAGGCAATGGAGATCAACAAAACAAGCCTGTACGCCGCGTTCGGCAACAAACGGGACCTCTTCGACAAGGCGCTCGCCCGGTACGCCGAAGTCGACATGGCGTACGCCCGTACCGCGCTCGCCGCACCCACGGCCCGGCAGGTCGCCGAGACCTTTCTCCGCGAAAACGCCAAGGCGGTGACCACCCCGGGGCGGCCCGCCGGCTGCTTCTCCATCCAGAGCGGCCTGGCCTGCGGCCCGGCGAACGCCGACGTGACCGCGACCCTGGCCCGCGCCCGCAAGGCGGGAGAACTGGCCATGCGTGACCGGTTCCAGCGCGCGGTCGACGAGGGCGACCTCTCCCCCACCAACAGCCCGGACGACCTCGCCCGGTACGTCATGACCGTGTCCGAGGGGCTCGCCGTCCACGCCTCCGCCGGCGCCACCCGACAGGACCTGGAGCGCGTGGTCGACCTGGCCCTACGCGCCCTACCCGGCCAGTAG
- a CDS encoding SDR family oxidoreductase, translating into MGQLTGKTAVVTGATSGIGLAVAQRFATEGAHVFITGRRKEQLDAAVEQLDGDVTALAGDVSDLADLDRLYEAVAQQGRRVDVLFANAGGGAFASLEQVTEQHFDQTFDVNVKGTLFTVQKALPLLNDGASIILSGSTAATSGAEAFGVYAASKAAIRSFARTWANELRGRGIRVNTITPGPTDTPGITGLAPDEEQAGQLRGFLAGQVPLGRMARPAEIANAVLFLASEQASFVTGAELFADGGLNQI; encoded by the coding sequence ATGGGACAACTGACTGGCAAGACCGCGGTCGTGACCGGGGCGACGAGCGGCATCGGCCTCGCCGTGGCTCAGCGGTTCGCCACCGAGGGCGCACACGTCTTCATCACCGGACGGCGCAAGGAGCAGCTCGACGCGGCCGTCGAACAGCTCGACGGCGACGTCACCGCGCTGGCCGGCGACGTGTCGGACCTCGCTGACCTGGACCGACTGTACGAAGCGGTGGCGCAGCAGGGACGCCGGGTGGACGTACTGTTCGCCAACGCGGGTGGGGGCGCGTTCGCCTCCCTGGAGCAGGTCACCGAGCAGCACTTCGACCAGACCTTCGACGTCAACGTCAAGGGCACCCTGTTCACCGTGCAGAAGGCGTTGCCGCTGCTCAACGATGGTGCGTCGATCATCCTCAGTGGCTCCACCGCCGCCACCAGTGGCGCCGAGGCGTTCGGCGTCTACGCGGCCTCCAAGGCGGCCATCCGGTCGTTCGCCCGTACCTGGGCCAACGAGCTGCGTGGCCGTGGAATTCGGGTCAACACGATCACGCCCGGCCCGACCGACACCCCCGGCATCACCGGCCTGGCCCCCGATGAGGAACAGGCCGGACAGCTCCGGGGCTTCCTCGCCGGGCAGGTACCGCTGGGCCGGATGGCCCGGCCGGCGGAGATCGCGAACGCGGTCCTCTTCCTCGCCTCCGAACAGGCCAGCTTCGTCACCGGCGCCGAACTGTTCGCCGACGGCGGACTCAACCAGATCTGA
- a CDS encoding DddA-like double-stranded DNA deaminase toxin: protein MPGLCRRRGSRAALLRKPGAPREAILVVNKPSCVSRGEYIGCDEAPPGMLPPGSRLTVYVSDGTTTKPLKVYTGTGEGIAS from the coding sequence ATGCCGGGTCTTTGTCGTCGACGTGGGTCGAGGGCGGCACTGCTGCGCAAGCCCGGTGCACCCCGGGAAGCGATACTGGTGGTGAACAAACCGAGCTGCGTGAGCAGAGGCGAGTACATCGGCTGCGACGAGGCACCACCCGGAATGTTGCCGCCGGGTAGCCGCCTGACGGTATATGTGTCCGACGGGACTACCACCAAACCGCTGAAGGTGTACACCGGCACCGGAGAGGGCATCGCATCGTGA
- a CDS encoding Imm1 family immunity protein has translation MAFDFYGDWTEMPPERTRVTTEQARRAAHDCVHTGTQPTLPAWVAGGVS, from the coding sequence ATCGCGTTCGACTTCTACGGCGACTGGACCGAGATGCCACCCGAGCGCACCCGTGTCACCACGGAACAGGCCCGACGGGCCGCCCACGACTGCGTTCACACCGGGACGCAACCCACCCTCCCGGCCTGGGTTGCCGGCGGTGTCTCGTGA
- the ilvD gene encoding dihydroxy-acid dehydratase, which yields MPDLRSKTSTHGRTMAGARALWRATGMTDDDFGKPIVAIANSFTQFVPGHVHLKDLGGLVADSVYEAGGVGREFNTIAVDDGIAMGHGGMLYSLPSRELIADAVEYMVNAHCADALVCISNCDKITPGMLLAALRLNIPTVFVSGGPMEAGKTIAIEGIVHDKIDLIDAMIASSNDAVTDAQLGEIERSACPTCGSCSGMFTANSMNCLTEAIGLALPGNGSVLATHAARKALFEEAGRTIVEISKRWYDGDDDSVLPRSVASRAAFDNAVALDVAMGGSTNTVLHLLAAAREAELDFTVADIDAISRRVPCLAKVAPNSPKYHMEDVHRAGGIPAIMGELDRAGLLRRDVHAVHSPTLDQWLADWDIRGGSPTPVAVELFHAAPGGVRTTEAFSTTNRWATLDTDAADGCLRDREHAYTVDGGLAILHGNLAPEGSVVKTAGVAADRLSFRGPAKVYESQDDAVTAILAKEVVAGDVVVIRYEGPKGGPGMQEMLYPTSFLKGRGLGRDCALITDGRFSGGTSGLSIGHISPEAAGGGLIALVEPGDEIVIDIPTRSIELNVPADVLDARRVAQEKRDKPYTPVDRQRPVSAALRAYASMATSASDGAYRRVPE from the coding sequence ATGCCTGACCTGCGGTCCAAGACCTCCACTCATGGCCGGACGATGGCCGGGGCCCGTGCACTCTGGCGCGCCACCGGGATGACCGACGACGACTTCGGCAAGCCGATCGTGGCCATCGCCAACAGCTTCACCCAGTTCGTACCCGGTCACGTACACCTCAAGGACCTCGGCGGCCTGGTCGCCGACTCGGTGTACGAGGCCGGCGGCGTCGGCCGGGAGTTCAACACCATCGCCGTGGACGACGGGATCGCGATGGGCCACGGCGGCATGCTCTACTCGCTGCCCAGTCGCGAGTTGATCGCCGACGCGGTCGAGTACATGGTCAACGCGCACTGCGCGGACGCCCTGGTCTGCATCTCGAACTGCGACAAGATCACCCCCGGCATGCTGCTGGCGGCGCTCCGGCTCAACATCCCCACCGTCTTCGTCTCCGGCGGCCCGATGGAGGCCGGCAAGACGATCGCGATCGAGGGCATCGTGCACGACAAGATCGACCTGATCGACGCCATGATCGCCTCGTCCAACGACGCGGTCACCGACGCCCAGCTCGGCGAGATCGAACGCTCCGCCTGCCCGACCTGCGGATCCTGCTCCGGCATGTTCACCGCCAACTCGATGAACTGCCTCACCGAGGCGATCGGCCTGGCCCTGCCGGGCAATGGCTCGGTCCTGGCCACCCACGCCGCGCGCAAGGCACTCTTCGAGGAGGCCGGCCGGACCATCGTGGAGATCTCCAAGCGCTGGTACGACGGCGACGACGACTCCGTCCTGCCCCGCTCGGTGGCCTCCCGCGCCGCCTTCGACAACGCCGTCGCGTTGGACGTGGCGATGGGCGGCTCGACCAACACCGTGCTACACCTGCTCGCCGCCGCCCGCGAAGCCGAGCTGGACTTCACCGTCGCCGACATCGACGCCATCTCCCGCCGGGTGCCCTGCCTGGCCAAGGTCGCCCCGAACTCCCCGAAATACCACATGGAGGACGTGCACCGGGCCGGCGGCATCCCGGCGATCATGGGCGAGCTGGACCGCGCCGGCCTGCTCCGCCGCGACGTGCACGCGGTGCACTCCCCCACCCTCGACCAGTGGCTCGCCGACTGGGACATCCGGGGCGGCAGCCCCACCCCCGTGGCGGTCGAGCTGTTCCACGCCGCCCCCGGCGGAGTACGCACCACCGAGGCGTTCTCCACCACCAACCGCTGGGCGACCCTGGACACCGACGCCGCCGACGGCTGCCTGCGGGACCGGGAGCACGCGTACACGGTCGACGGCGGGCTCGCCATCCTGCACGGCAACCTGGCCCCGGAGGGATCCGTGGTCAAGACCGCCGGGGTCGCCGCCGACCGGCTCAGCTTCCGTGGCCCGGCCAAGGTGTACGAGTCGCAGGACGACGCGGTCACCGCGATCCTGGCCAAGGAGGTCGTCGCCGGTGACGTGGTGGTGATCCGGTACGAGGGCCCCAAGGGCGGGCCGGGCATGCAGGAGATGCTCTACCCCACCTCCTTCCTCAAGGGCCGTGGCCTCGGCCGCGACTGCGCGCTGATCACCGACGGCCGGTTCTCCGGCGGCACCTCCGGCCTGTCCATCGGGCACATCTCCCCCGAGGCGGCCGGCGGCGGGCTGATCGCCCTGGTCGAGCCCGGCGACGAGATCGTGATCGACATCCCGACCCGGTCGATCGAGCTGAACGTGCCGGCCGACGTGCTGGACGCCCGACGGGTGGCACAGGAGAAGCGCGACAAGCCGTACACGCCGGTGGACCGGCAGCGCCCGGTGTCGGCGGCGCTGCGCGCGTACGCCTCGATGGCGACCTCGGCCAGCGACGGCGCGTACCGCCGCGTACCGGAGTAG